One genomic window of Caldivirga sp. includes the following:
- the proS gene encoding proline--tRNA ligase, translating into MKVVRGPQERPRSKWASFIEWFNKVIMDAEVYDYRYPVKGAYIWRPYGVAIRRSVEALIRRLHDETGHQEVIFPVFIPYEFFSKESEHIRGFENEVFWVSKGTSGEERLVLRPTSETAMMPMFKLWIRDHTDLPLRVYQIASVFRAETKMTHPMIRLREISMFKEAHTAHVDREDAERQIKEAVGIYRRIFDELCIPYLISRRPEWDKFAGAVYTIAFDTIMPDGKTMQIGTVHYLGENFSRVFDVKYLGKDGQMHYVHTTSYGISERVIASLLTFHGDDRGLLLPPRYAPIQVVVVPIMYGEDQAVLEYVKNVSSELLNANVRVHVDDRRDKTPGWKFYYWELKGIPIRLEVGPSDVKDNVVTLTRRDTFEKYNVPRNNVVEAVKDLMNAIEDNMRKSAWEWLRSRVKRSSSVSEAKAILNEGGVVEVPWSGDDECGKRIMELTESDALGIPLDINDTPSDLRDAACGDKKAEYWLRLSRRY; encoded by the coding sequence CTGAAGGTGGTCAGGGGGCCTCAGGAGAGGCCTAGGAGTAAGTGGGCCTCGTTCATTGAGTGGTTTAATAAGGTAATAATGGATGCTGAGGTATATGATTATAGGTATCCTGTTAAGGGAGCCTACATATGGAGACCATATGGCGTTGCAATTAGGCGTAGTGTTGAGGCGTTAATACGCCGCCTACATGATGAGACAGGGCATCAGGAAGTAATATTCCCCGTATTCATACCTTATGAATTCTTCTCAAAGGAGAGTGAGCACATTAGGGGTTTTGAGAATGAAGTATTCTGGGTTAGTAAGGGCACTAGTGGTGAGGAGCGTCTAGTGTTGAGGCCTACTAGTGAAACAGCCATGATGCCGATGTTTAAGCTTTGGATTAGGGACCACACGGATTTACCACTGAGGGTGTATCAAATAGCCAGCGTCTTCCGTGCAGAGACAAAGATGACTCACCCCATGATTAGGCTTAGGGAAATCTCAATGTTTAAGGAGGCCCACACAGCTCATGTTGATAGGGAGGATGCTGAAAGGCAGATTAAGGAGGCCGTAGGCATATATAGAAGGATTTTCGATGAATTATGCATACCGTATTTAATAAGCAGGAGACCTGAGTGGGATAAGTTTGCTGGTGCCGTTTACACAATAGCCTTCGACACCATAATGCCTGACGGTAAGACCATGCAAATAGGCACTGTTCATTACCTTGGTGAAAACTTCTCAAGGGTCTTTGACGTCAAGTACCTGGGTAAGGATGGGCAAATGCACTACGTCCACACCACTAGCTACGGTATATCCGAGAGGGTAATAGCATCATTATTGACTTTCCATGGTGATGACAGAGGATTACTACTACCCCCAAGGTACGCCCCAATTCAAGTAGTAGTGGTGCCAATAATGTATGGTGAGGATCAGGCAGTGTTAGAGTATGTTAAGAATGTGAGCAGTGAGTTACTTAACGCTAACGTGAGGGTTCACGTTGATGATAGGAGGGATAAGACGCCGGGTTGGAAGTTCTACTATTGGGAACTTAAGGGGATCCCCATTAGGCTAGAGGTGGGACCAAGTGACGTTAAGGATAATGTTGTCACGTTAACTAGGAGGGATACCTTCGAGAAGTACAATGTACCAAGGAATAATGTAGTTGAGGCCGTGAAGGATTTGATGAATGCGATAGAGGATAATATGCGTAAATCAGCGTGGGAGTGGTTGAGGAGCCGCGTTAAGAGGAGTAGTAGTGTAAGTGAGGCTAAGGCAATCCTTAATGAGGGTGGGGTGGTGGAAGTCCCATGGAGTGGTGATGATGAGTGCGGTAAAAGAATAATGGAACTCACCGAATCTGATGCATTAGGCATACCGCTTGACATTAACGATACCCCAAGTGACCTTCGTGACGCTGCCTGTGGTGATAAGAAGGCTGAGTATTGGCTTAGATTATCCAGGAGGTACTAG
- a CDS encoding sn-glycerol-1-phosphate dehydrogenase, translating to MVKGLELFEVPRQVVFGPNAITKVSEVLTYLGLRRGLIITGHIHSRHIASKISEQCVDCQIISDDEIELSDMVKGMGAFSDVDFIAGVGGGRVIDVSKVIAYRLSKHLISIPTVASHDGIASPYISFLMQDDLSKLGMGKVKKTPLAIIVDTGIVAEAPRVFLLSGIGELLGKKVALMDWKLGHRIRGEDYSESAAMLALSSHMIIMNNVNKLKKHGEEETRIVVKALLGCGVAMAIAGSTRPCSGSEHLFSHSLDLLAREHGVKQVMHGMQVALSSVVMLYLHGANWRRVIKIMKVLGLPTSFRELGYDRELVIEALMNAHKIRPDRYTILGSNGLTREAAEEALEQTGVIT from the coding sequence GTGGTTAAGGGCTTGGAGCTGTTTGAAGTCCCAAGGCAAGTTGTTTTTGGGCCTAACGCCATAACTAAGGTTTCCGAGGTGCTTACTTACCTTGGATTAAGGAGGGGTCTCATCATAACAGGCCACATTCATAGTAGGCATATTGCTTCTAAGATTAGCGAGCAATGCGTCGACTGCCAAATAATTAGCGATGATGAAATTGAACTTAGCGATATGGTAAAGGGCATGGGCGCCTTCTCCGATGTAGACTTCATAGCTGGTGTAGGTGGAGGTAGGGTTATTGATGTTAGTAAGGTTATAGCTTATAGGCTTAGTAAGCATTTGATTTCAATTCCAACCGTGGCTAGCCATGATGGTATAGCGTCACCTTATATTTCATTCCTAATGCAGGATGATTTAAGTAAGCTAGGTATGGGTAAGGTTAAGAAAACCCCACTGGCAATAATAGTGGATACGGGCATAGTGGCTGAGGCACCTAGGGTATTCCTCCTCTCCGGCATTGGGGAATTATTGGGTAAGAAGGTGGCTTTAATGGATTGGAAACTTGGCCATAGGATTAGGGGAGAGGATTACAGTGAATCAGCAGCTATGTTAGCCTTATCAAGCCACATGATAATAATGAATAATGTAAATAAGTTGAAGAAGCATGGTGAAGAGGAAACCAGGATAGTGGTTAAGGCATTATTAGGCTGTGGAGTTGCAATGGCTATAGCGGGTAGTACAAGACCATGCAGTGGGTCTGAGCACCTCTTCAGTCATTCCCTAGACCTACTGGCTAGGGAACATGGAGTAAAGCAAGTGATGCATGGTATGCAGGTCGCATTAAGCTCAGTGGTTATGCTTTACCTACATGGGGCTAATTGGAGGAGGGTGATCAAAATAATGAAGGTACTTGGTTTACCAACAAGCTTTAGGGAACTTGGGTATGATAGGGAACTAGTAATTGAAGCACTCATGAATGCCCACAAGATTAGGCCTGACAGATACACTATACTCGGTTCGAACGGCCTAACTAGGGAGGCTGCTGAGGAGGCCTTGGAGCAGACGGGCGTAATCACGTAA
- a CDS encoding YkgJ family cysteine cluster protein, giving the protein MSFVFKCIPNCGLCCRLSPVTVLPHEVYLIQDEAEELGVEVRFKTGYTVVDLNNKVTLALSYLMLLNDDNKCPFLSNNKCLVHDKYKPLTCRAYPYLPRIIRYSIDRLNKVIDFEVKYAASTVCPVVKQGLSNGILIKLSSDLNLASQVFANEFPAALEMVEARKIYSNYLTYLWRIGEIDLAEDDGTYNYPIVNSFWFIRRYYPNLTVNDIVNMSKAGKGRSINIGV; this is encoded by the coding sequence GTGTCGTTTGTGTTTAAGTGTATACCTAATTGTGGCCTATGCTGTAGGTTAAGCCCAGTAACAGTACTACCTCATGAGGTTTACTTAATACAGGATGAAGCTGAGGAATTAGGGGTTGAGGTTAGGTTTAAGACTGGGTATACTGTGGTTGATTTAAATAATAAAGTTACCTTGGCTTTATCATACCTAATGCTCCTTAATGATGACAATAAGTGTCCATTCCTCAGTAACAATAAGTGCCTGGTTCATGATAAGTATAAGCCTCTAACCTGCCGTGCTTACCCATACTTACCAAGAATAATAAGGTATTCCATTGATAGATTAAATAAGGTAATAGACTTTGAGGTTAAGTACGCAGCATCAACAGTATGCCCAGTGGTTAAGCAAGGCTTAAGTAATGGAATATTAATTAAGCTAAGCTCCGACTTAAACCTAGCTAGCCAAGTATTTGCTAATGAATTCCCAGCAGCATTAGAGATGGTGGAGGCTAGGAAAATATACTCAAACTATTTAACATACCTATGGAGGATTGGGGAAATAGACCTAGCTGAGGATGATGGAACCTACAATTACCCTATCGTGAACTCCTTCTGGTTCATAAGGAGGTACTACCCGAATCTAACAGTTAATGATATAGTGAACATGAGTAAGGCAGGTAAGGGAAGAAGCATAAACATCGGGGTCTAG
- a CDS encoding dihydrofolate reductase family protein: MNVKPYVIAIASITMDGKIANPYVRSRFTCRYDLERLFKARDEVDATIVGAQTVIDVDGTYTPKTGKQILRVLIDGAFRVPLESKFLSSPAPVLIAVTERAPRAKIELARKAGMEVMEFDKQVDVEVLLGKLAERGIKKVLVEGGGVVYWQFFTKNLIDEVRLTIAPFMLGKGTSFLEGDSLKIEQSPRFKPVKWYLCECGKEVVIHYTRE, from the coding sequence ATGAATGTGAAACCCTATGTAATTGCAATAGCGTCAATAACTATGGATGGAAAAATAGCTAACCCCTACGTTAGGAGCAGGTTCACGTGCAGGTATGACTTGGAGAGGCTATTTAAGGCTAGGGATGAGGTTGATGCAACAATAGTGGGGGCTCAGACTGTGATTGATGTTGATGGAACATACACGCCTAAGACTGGTAAGCAGATACTTAGAGTGCTCATAGATGGCGCCTTCAGGGTCCCCTTAGAGTCAAAGTTCCTAAGCTCACCTGCACCAGTCCTAATCGCGGTTACTGAGAGGGCTCCAAGGGCTAAGATAGAGCTTGCCAGGAAAGCCGGAATGGAAGTTATGGAATTCGATAAGCAGGTTGATGTTGAGGTATTACTTGGGAAGCTTGCTGAAAGAGGCATTAAGAAGGTTCTAGTGGAGGGTGGTGGTGTGGTTTACTGGCAATTCTTCACCAAGAACCTCATAGATGAGGTTAGGTTAACAATAGCCCCCTTCATGCTGGGTAAGGGCACAAGCTTCCTAGAGGGTGATTCGTTGAAAATTGAGCAATCCCCAAGGTTTAAGCCTGTTAAATGGTACTTATGTGAATGCGGTAAGGAGGTTGTAATTCATTACACTAGGGAGTAG
- a CDS encoding GTP-dependent dephospho-CoA kinase family protein, producing the protein MSKANCPRLVLRSKRARALMALPFAISIPRDPPDSIMIAKELFNDLKLSVIATVGDVVSFNVTTYWRRPDLRIIDLNTRRGTVVQHSDIDGIVYRVKNERSTLVYESFSILRSAYANVLSGNRVTVIVDGEEDLLAIPAVLEAPSNTGVLYGLYTGYLVLIPAVNEYKILMLKLLTLLDQDECETLCNCNSVNNYGWKNS; encoded by the coding sequence ATGAGTAAAGCCAATTGCCCTAGGTTAGTTCTCAGAAGTAAACGCGCGAGGGCGTTAATGGCATTACCCTTCGCAATATCTATACCTAGGGATCCCCCGGATTCAATAATGATTGCTAAGGAATTGTTCAATGACCTTAAATTAAGTGTAATAGCCACTGTTGGTGATGTGGTTTCATTTAATGTCACCACCTACTGGAGAAGACCTGACTTAAGGATTATTGATCTAAACACAAGGAGGGGCACGGTTGTTCAGCATAGTGATATTGACGGTATAGTGTATAGGGTTAAGAATGAGAGGAGCACATTGGTCTACGAGTCATTCAGCATTTTGAGGAGTGCTTATGCCAATGTACTTTCTGGTAATAGGGTGACTGTTATTGTTGATGGTGAGGAGGATTTACTGGCAATACCAGCAGTCCTTGAAGCGCCCAGTAATACTGGAGTATTATATGGTCTTTATACAGGCTACTTGGTACTAATACCTGCAGTAAATGAATATAAGATTTTAATGCTTAAGCTGTTAACCCTACTAGATCAAGATGAATGTGAAACCCTATGTAATTGCAATAGCGTCAATAACTATGGATGGAAAAATAGCTAA
- a CDS encoding transposase: MAPSSGQLLKDEEREPTLTPAIPEEGAYEVEFSNKRTNVVRLLPNGFQERKLRKLADISAKLFNEINYERRRQFFRGEEVDFRGTWNKYYEKYKTKLGVNAQAVLQKNNEAWNSFFFLLKLKKQGKLPPHMKKVSPPGYWKDREIGRRKLILVVRQDRYEVDEQRHLLILKDFNMEIEFVGRLKWYGKQGRLEIIYDEDTNKWYAHIPVEVGVEETRNGKKSKYIIHGERRSIQVESPKGNKIASIDLGINNLASVVVNDGTWLLYKGIRAKEDYFYFQKKISKIQSLADRVKNLGEYGAYEELLREKRRLFKKLTRRLLHLYRNLASHLIKTLHELGVSTIYLGYPYNITQEKGNKFTVNMWSYRKLMDVIELKAQEYGMKVFEVVEYNTSKFCAYHNVEVKRYPRGIINCPEGHKLHSDLNGALNIMKKAVGIIVSTIKKPSSFIVDHNRVAPVKGCNPQDLGEPPPLRAGRRSVYS; encoded by the coding sequence GTGGCACCCTCCTCTGGTCAACTCCTTAAGGATGAGGAGCGGGAGCCGACTCTTACTCCCGCAATACCAGAGGAGGGTGCCTACGAAGTCGAGTTCTCAAATAAAAGGACAAATGTGGTACGTCTTCTACCAAACGGTTTTCAGGAAAGGAAGTTGAGAAAGTTAGCAGACATCTCGGCGAAATTATTCAATGAGATTAATTATGAGAGGAGAAGGCAATTCTTCCGTGGTGAAGAAGTAGATTTTAGGGGAACGTGGAATAAGTATTATGAGAAGTACAAAACCAAACTAGGTGTTAATGCACAAGCAGTACTTCAAAAGAACAACGAGGCATGGAACTCATTCTTTTTCTTGCTAAAGTTGAAGAAGCAAGGAAAACTGCCTCCGCATATGAAGAAAGTATCCCCACCTGGATATTGGAAGGATAGAGAAATAGGTAGAAGGAAACTAATTCTAGTAGTAAGACAAGACCGTTATGAAGTAGACGAACAGAGACATCTACTAATTCTCAAGGACTTTAATATGGAAATAGAGTTCGTAGGTAGGTTGAAATGGTACGGTAAACAAGGAAGGTTAGAAATAATTTACGACGAAGATACGAACAAATGGTATGCCCACATACCAGTTGAGGTTGGTGTAGAAGAAACTAGAAATGGAAAGAAGTCAAAATATATTATACACGGTGAAAGGAGGAGTATACAAGTTGAATCCCCAAAGGGAAATAAAATAGCTTCAATAGATTTGGGTATTAATAACCTAGCGAGTGTCGTAGTTAATGATGGCACATGGTTGCTTTACAAGGGTATTAGAGCAAAAGAAGACTACTTCTACTTCCAAAAGAAGATAAGTAAGATTCAATCGTTAGCTGACAGAGTTAAAAACTTAGGTGAATATGGAGCATACGAGGAATTATTAAGAGAGAAAAGAAGATTATTTAAGAAACTAACTAGGAGATTACTTCACTTATACAGAAACCTGGCATCTCACTTAATTAAGACACTTCACGAACTTGGTGTTTCAACTATCTACTTAGGCTATCCTTACAATATTACACAAGAGAAGGGTAACAAGTTTACGGTAAATATGTGGTCTTATCGCAAATTAATGGATGTTATCGAACTTAAGGCACAGGAATACGGCATGAAAGTGTTTGAGGTTGTCGAATACAACACTTCTAAATTCTGCGCCTATCATAACGTTGAGGTAAAGAGATATCCTAGAGGTATAATTAACTGTCCTGAAGGACATAAGCTACACAGCGACTTAAACGGCGCATTAAATATAATGAAGAAGGCTGTAGGTATAATAGTTTCAACAATTAAAAAACCATCATCGTTTATTGTAGACCATAACAGAGTAGCACCCGTAAAGGGGTGTAACCCCCAAGACCTCGGGGAACCCCCGCCCTTAAGGGCGGGGAGGAGGTCAGTTTACTCTTGA
- a CDS encoding PLP-dependent aminotransferase family protein codes for MNVKDLLSERTNHMKASDIRELLKWATADVISFGGGLPDLSQLPLNEYSEVAKYVVNNYGLRALQYGKTEGVDELKDELAKFMAKQGIKTDASLILPTVGSQEALELMARVFIDPGDVILTEKPTYLAALQAFRVYRARIIGVDMDNDGLIIDKLEDTIKRLKSDGAKIKFIYTIPICQNPTGVMMSLDRRKALLELASKYDLMVLEDNPYSYFTFDPVDTTPLKALDKEDRVVYTSTFSKIIAPGIRLGWVAANQDVVNWLSIAKQAMNLHTPTLSQYIAYELLRRGIVDRYISKIKETYKVKRDAMLDALSKYMPRGVSWTKPSGGMFIWVTIPGNVKTEDMLNLAIRKYKVAYVPGKSFYPDEDVHNDMRLNFTYPSVDQIYDGVRRLALAIEEYRGG; via the coding sequence ATGAATGTGAAGGACTTGCTCTCAGAGAGGACTAACCACATGAAGGCCAGTGACATAAGGGAGCTCCTTAAATGGGCTACAGCCGACGTAATATCCTTTGGCGGCGGCTTACCAGACTTATCTCAATTACCCCTCAATGAGTATTCTGAAGTAGCCAAGTATGTTGTGAACAATTACGGCTTAAGGGCTCTTCAATACGGTAAGACTGAGGGTGTTGATGAGCTTAAGGATGAGTTAGCTAAGTTCATGGCTAAGCAGGGCATTAAGACTGATGCCTCATTAATACTACCCACAGTGGGTAGCCAAGAGGCCCTCGAGCTCATGGCGAGGGTCTTCATAGATCCAGGTGACGTAATATTAACCGAGAAGCCAACTTACCTTGCCGCCTTACAGGCCTTTAGGGTTTATAGGGCTAGAATAATCGGTGTCGACATGGATAATGATGGTTTAATAATTGATAAACTTGAGGACACCATTAAGAGACTTAAGAGTGATGGAGCTAAGATAAAGTTCATATACACTATACCCATTTGCCAAAACCCCACTGGTGTAATGATGAGTCTTGATAGGAGGAAGGCATTGCTTGAATTAGCCAGTAAGTATGATTTAATGGTTCTTGAGGATAACCCATACAGTTACTTCACCTTTGACCCTGTTGATACAACACCCCTGAAGGCCCTTGATAAGGAGGATAGGGTTGTGTACACTTCAACCTTCAGTAAGATAATAGCCCCAGGCATTAGGTTAGGTTGGGTTGCAGCCAACCAGGATGTAGTGAATTGGTTATCCATAGCTAAGCAAGCAATGAACCTACATACCCCAACCCTGAGTCAATACATAGCCTATGAATTATTGAGGAGAGGCATAGTGGATAGGTACATATCTAAGATAAAGGAGACGTATAAGGTTAAGAGAGACGCAATGCTGGATGCATTATCTAAATACATGCCAAGGGGTGTTTCATGGACTAAGCCCAGTGGGGGAATGTTCATATGGGTTACCATCCCCGGTAATGTTAAGACTGAGGATATGCTTAACTTAGCAATAAGGAAGTACAAGGTTGCATACGTGCCAGGTAAATCCTTCTATCCTGATGAGGATGTACATAATGATATGAGGCTAAACTTCACATACCCATCAGTAGACCAGATATATGATGGTGTTAGAAGGCTAGCACTAGCCATAGAGGAGTATAGGGGAGGATGA
- a CDS encoding DUF47 domain-containing protein, with translation MPHGVLSRLLNPFIKGEVELFSELSGHARLTLKALDIIEGALRSGDFIKVKEAEVEVSVLENQGDEISRMLSQEVSTGAIATPIMGDVEILIGKVDDILDRVHILSREVRRAMSICVSPEVKKVLSEDVVELLMVDRRGVEEFINLASTIASGGDWNKIRSHVLIISKLEDEVDEAKDRLVDKLYELAKEVSYIEFMSLLHIVFTLDDIIDITKDAAYLTSTILMSLGA, from the coding sequence GTGCCTCACGGTGTCTTATCTAGGTTACTTAATCCCTTCATTAAGGGTGAGGTAGAGTTATTTAGCGAGCTTAGTGGGCATGCTAGGTTAACGCTTAAGGCCTTAGACATTATTGAGGGTGCATTAAGGAGTGGTGATTTTATTAAGGTCAAGGAGGCTGAGGTTGAGGTTAGTGTACTTGAGAATCAGGGTGATGAAATTAGTAGGATGCTTTCCCAGGAGGTTTCAACCGGTGCAATAGCTACCCCTATAATGGGTGATGTGGAGATACTCATAGGTAAGGTTGATGATATCTTAGATAGGGTTCACATACTCTCCAGGGAGGTTAGGAGGGCTATGAGTATTTGCGTTAGCCCTGAAGTTAAGAAGGTTCTCTCAGAGGATGTTGTTGAACTCCTAATGGTTGATAGGAGGGGTGTGGAGGAGTTCATTAATCTGGCATCTACAATAGCCAGTGGTGGGGATTGGAATAAGATAAGGAGTCATGTTTTAATAATAAGCAAATTAGAGGATGAGGTTGATGAAGCTAAGGATAGGCTTGTTGATAAGCTTTATGAACTTGCCAAGGAGGTTTCATACATTGAGTTCATGAGTCTACTCCACATAGTCTTCACGCTTGATGACATAATTGACATAACCAAGGATGCGGCGTACTTAACTTCCACAATATTAATGAGCCTAGGTGCTTAA
- a CDS encoding inorganic phosphate transporter, with protein MITEVALALILALTFLVSSNNLSLVAGMAVGSRLLRPGVAMMIALAGYIVGLLAQGSEMRGYGVAPEGLLILSLIGVLVFTIGEAARIPMSITNSLYMSWSALVLYKDGLLPVNFPIVLSSWFIIPILLALAAYLLYPSLVRLTAASNPIRRLSLYRLIMILTVFLVGFSFGANNLGLVWSMLSFSRVGLVGVIFASTLGVVATGRRTLGQFSRGMFTPPPVSSSVTQLLSFTALELSTVFAIPISLTLCTVGSLLGISMARGMRIINTQYLRLILIGYASTMIIAFTGALLVVRLI; from the coding sequence ATGATAACTGAGGTTGCCTTAGCCCTAATACTAGCTTTAACCTTCCTAGTATCATCCAATAACTTATCCCTAGTGGCCGGAATGGCAGTGGGCAGTAGATTGCTTAGACCTGGGGTAGCGATGATGATTGCCCTAGCTGGATACATAGTGGGCTTACTGGCCCAGGGAAGTGAAATGAGAGGCTATGGTGTAGCACCAGAGGGTTTACTAATACTTTCCCTAATTGGGGTCCTGGTGTTCACAATTGGTGAGGCGGCTAGAATACCAATGTCAATAACTAACTCACTCTACATGTCGTGGTCAGCCCTAGTGCTTTATAAGGATGGATTACTACCTGTTAATTTTCCGATAGTACTGTCTTCATGGTTCATAATACCCATATTACTAGCCCTGGCAGCCTACCTACTGTACCCATCATTAGTTAGGTTAACAGCTGCATCAAACCCCATTAGGAGGCTCTCCCTATATAGGTTAATCATGATTCTAACAGTGTTTCTAGTGGGCTTCTCCTTCGGTGCTAATAATCTCGGCCTAGTGTGGAGTATGCTTAGCTTCAGTAGAGTTGGCCTGGTTGGGGTAATCTTCGCCTCAACCCTAGGTGTGGTTGCAACCGGTAGAAGAACGCTCGGTCAATTCAGTAGAGGCATGTTTACACCACCCCCAGTGTCGAGTAGTGTGACTCAGTTATTATCCTTCACGGCCCTTGAGTTAAGTACAGTATTCGCAATCCCAATCTCCCTTACGCTCTGTACAGTTGGTTCACTCCTAGGCATATCCATGGCTAGGGGCATGAGGATCATTAACACGCAGTACCTTAGGTTAATCCTAATAGGTTACGCATCAACAATGATAATAGCCTTCACCGGGGCATTATTGGTTGTTAGGTTAATTTGA
- a CDS encoding bifunctional phosphoglucose/phosphomannose isomerase: MLYGYEDWPKLSLESFKLGKELNPRSLRVGSIRYDFEPTSVVITGMGGSGIVGDIVRDSLWSYNIIVHKDFNIPKWVDSRSLVIAVSYSGETLETICGALDALKRGIPVVGVTTGGRLASELEGRGAPVVKVPKAIAPRFGLPNLLYAVLGVLSHYLSIPEIDESIKIQEDALKSELPGRLASFIRGHVPMIFVPLGLQAVAYRFKNDLNENAKTPAVVAVVPEADHNDIVAVMLKHPVKYIIIRGRTDDVHDYLMRAVEEVVRSYSSDVEVIELKGSSRLSQEVYGSMLLGLVSIKLAELYGIDPVRTDPINTLKEKIKGISCPSN, encoded by the coding sequence ATGCTGTACGGTTATGAGGATTGGCCTAAGTTATCGCTGGAGTCCTTTAAACTGGGTAAGGAATTAAACCCAAGATCCCTTAGGGTTGGGTCAATTAGGTATGATTTCGAGCCAACTAGCGTAGTCATTACTGGAATGGGTGGATCCGGCATAGTGGGTGATATTGTAAGGGACTCCCTGTGGAGCTACAACATTATTGTACACAAGGATTTCAACATACCTAAATGGGTTGACTCAAGGTCACTCGTGATTGCTGTAAGCTACTCCGGTGAAACCCTGGAAACAATATGCGGTGCATTAGATGCATTGAAGAGAGGAATACCAGTAGTGGGCGTTACTACTGGCGGTAGATTGGCCTCAGAACTTGAGGGTAGGGGTGCCCCTGTGGTTAAGGTTCCTAAAGCCATAGCCCCCAGGTTTGGGTTACCTAACCTCCTATATGCAGTGCTTGGGGTGTTGAGCCATTACTTAAGTATACCTGAAATTGACGAGAGCATTAAGATCCAGGAAGACGCGTTGAAGAGTGAGTTACCAGGTAGGTTAGCTTCCTTCATAAGGGGGCATGTTCCCATGATCTTCGTACCCCTTGGGCTGCAGGCTGTGGCGTATAGGTTTAAGAATGACCTTAATGAGAACGCTAAGACCCCTGCCGTGGTTGCTGTTGTGCCTGAGGCTGACCATAATGACATAGTTGCAGTAATGCTCAAGCACCCTGTTAAGTACATTATAATAAGGGGGAGGACTGATGATGTTCATGATTACTTAATGAGGGCTGTGGAGGAGGTTGTGAGGAGTTACTCAAGTGATGTTGAGGTTATTGAATTAAAGGGCTCGAGTAGACTCAGCCAAGAGGTTTATGGTTCAATGCTCCTTGGCTTAGTTAGCATTAAGTTAGCTGAACTATACGGCATTGACCCCGTTAGGACAGACCCAATAAATACGCTTAAGGAGAAGATAAAGGGTATTAGTTGCCCATCAAATTAA